The following DNA comes from Campylobacter concisus ATCC 51562.
AAGTGGGTTTTGCTGCACCTCGATCTCGATACTTAGCTCGTCAAGCTCGCCGTTTCTTAGTCTATTTAACATTTTTTCATAGCTCTTTGCGTACTCTGCTTGTTTCTCTTCACTCGCACCTTTTGGAAGTGGTGGAAGTAGCTTTGAGACGATCTTTTCTTCGATGTAGGCGTTGATTTTATCTTGATTTTTCTCGCTTTGCTCGTTTTTTACGAGATTATATGAGGCCATTGCAAGGTCTCTTACCATGCTCTCAACGTCACGACCAACAAAGCCAACCTCGGTATATTTGCTAGCTTCAACCTTGATAAATGGCAGTCCCATCATCTTTGAAAGACGCCTTGCGATCTCAGTTTTACCAACACCAGTTGAGCCGATCATCAAAATGTTTTTTGGCATGATGTCATCTTGCAAGCTCTTTTCAAGCTTCATACGGCGATAGCGGTTACGAAGTGCAATCGCTATGATCTTTTTGGCGTCCTTTTGACCGATCACATAGTCATCTAAAAATTTAACAATTTCTCTTGGTGTTAAGTTCATTTTCTCTCTTATTCTAAAACATAAGTTTTGATGTTCGTATTTGTATAGATGCAAATTTCGCCGGCGATCTTGAGGCTCTCTTTGACTAGCTCCTCTTCGTCTATATCGGCAAATTTATCTAAGGCACGGGCCGCTGAAAGTGCGTAGTTACCACCACTTCCGATAGCTGCTATCTTGCCATCTTCTGGTTCTACAACATCTCCAGTGCCACTAAGTAAGAAAATTTTATCCCTATCAAGCACAAGCATCATCGCCTCAAGCTTTCTTAGATACTTGTCTTTGCGCCACTCTTTACTAAATTCTATAACCGCTTTTAGCAAATCGCCCTTTGTATGCTCTAAATTTTTCTCAAACATATCAAAAAGATTAAACGCGTCAGCAGTGCTACCAGCAAAGCCAGCTAGGACTTTGCCGTTGTGAATTTTGCGGATTTTAACGGCATTGCCTTTTAAGACAGTATTGCCAAAACTCACTTGTCCGTCGCCGCCGATGACAGATTTATTTTTGCCTTTGTAGGCTAAGATGGTTGTCGCATGAAACATCTACTCTCCTTGCACATCAACCTTTAAATTCGCATTTATCGAGTGTCCGAGCTTTACATGAACGTCATAAAGGCCGACTGCTTTTAGATGCGTATCCATGTCGATCGCTTTTTTCTCGACAACTAAATGATGAGTTTTTTCAAGCTCTGCTGCGATCTCCTCTTTTGAGACCGAGCCAAAAAGCGAGCCATTTGCACCAAGGGTTTTTTTGATGACGACTGTCACTTTTTCAAGCTCTTCTTTAAGCTTTTCTAAATTTGCGATCTCATATTTTAGCTCTTCAGCCTTTCTCTTTTGAGCCGCTTCATATTGGCGAAGGACATCTGGAGTGGCTGCTTTTGCAAAGCCTTTGCCGATTAAAAAGTTATTGCCATAGCCATCTTTTACCTCTTTTATCTCGCCAGCTTTTCCAAGCGCCTTAACATCTTTTATTAATAATACTTTCATTTCTTTCCTTTTTCAATTTTATTTTTTAGTAAAATTTTCGCCCATTTTTACGTGCGATGATGAAGCGAAGTGCATTTAGCTTGATAAACCCAGCTGCATCTTTTTGATCATACACGCTGTCTTCCTCAAATGTGCAGTATGCCTCGCTAAATAGATTGTCATTTTTGCTGTTTCTGCCAAGGATAGTCACGTTGCCTTTATAAAGCTCAACTTTAACAGAGCCATTTACGTGCTCTTGACTTTTGTCGATGAGAGCTTGAAGCATATTTCGCTCAGGTGACCACCAGTAGCCGTTGTAAATTAGCTCGGCGTATCTTGACATGATCTCATCTTTTAAGTGAGCCGCACCGCGGTCAAGTGTGATGCTCTCTATCGCTCTGTGAGCTTTTAGCATTATCGTGCCGCCAGGAGTTTCGTAGCAGCCGCGGCTCTTCATGCCAACTGAGCGGTTTTCTACGATGTCAAGTCTGCCTATACCGTGTTTTGCGCCAAGGCGGTTTAGCTCGGTTAAAATTTCAGCTGGGCTCATTTTTTTGCCGTTTATGCTCACTGGATCACCTTTTTCATAGCCGATCTCGATGATCTCGCTCTTATCTGGAGCATCTTTTGGACTTACTGTCCATCTCCACATATCATCTTCTGGTGCGTGGCTTGGGTCTTCAAGCACTAGACCCTCATAGCTTATGTGAAGTAAATTTGCGTCCATTGAGTATGGGCTTTTGCCTGGTTTTTTGGTGATATCTATGCCATTTTTCTCAGCGTATGCTAAGAGCTTTTCACGGCTGTTTAGATCCCACTCACGCCATGGAGCGATGATAGTTAGGTTGTCACCAAGTGCGTAATATCCGAGCTCAAAGCGAACTTGGTCGTTGCCTTTGCCTGTTGCTCCGTGGCTCACGCCATCAGCGCCAACAAGTCTTGCGATCTCGCTTTGGCGTTTTGCTATTAGTGGGCGCGCTATCGAAGTGCCAAGCAGATACTCGCCCTCATAGATGGCATTTGCTCTAAACATTGGAAACACATAATCACGTACAAATTCTTCTCTTAAATCTTCTATAAAAATATTTTCAGGCTTTACACCAAGTGCTAAGGCTTTTTTGCGTGCAGGCTCTAGCTCCTCGCCTTGGCCAATGTCAGCTGTAAATGTGACTACTTCGCAGTTATATTCATCTTGAAGCCATTTTAAAATGATACTTGTGTCAAGTCCGCCAGAGTATGCTAAAACCACTTTTTTTACGTCTTTTTTCATAGCTCTTCCTTTTGTTAAAATGGTCGTATTTTAGCCTAAATTGATTAATTTTTAATAAACTAATTTAATAAATAATGTAAGTTTTTTCTTAGAAAATTTTATAAAAAAGCTTACTATTTAAAATTATGATAATTAATATTGTTTTAAAAGATACTTCGCTAAATTTCAAACTTTTTCAAATTAAATTTTTAAAAGGATAGTCGTGAGAAAAACAAAATTTATTGCCATCTGCCTTAGTGTTTGTGTGACAAATTCGCTCTTTGGAGCAGAGCATAAAGACAATAACGAAACAAGGCTTGATGGTGTTGTAGTAAGTGCGAGTGGCTTTTCGCAGCAGATCAAAGAAGCTCCTGCGAGCATAAGCGTGATAAGCGGCGATGAGCTTACAAAAGATAGCTTTACTTCGCTCCAATCTATCGCCCAAAAAGTGCCAGGCGTAAATGTCGTTGGTGGCGAAGACGGAGCAGCTAGTGGTATCTCGATACGTGGTATGGAGAAGTCTCAAACGCTAGTTTTAATTGATGGTAAAAGAGTAAATTCAAGTAGCGCAAATCCAAAGGGCGGAGCAGGGGATATGAACTCAAATTTCATCCCACCAGCCGAGGCGATCGAGCGTATAGAGGTCATCCGTGGTCCTATGAGCTCGCTTTATGGTAGCGACGCAGTTGGTGGCGTGATAAATATCATCACTAAAAAAGATTTTTCAAAATTTAGTGGCAATGTCGGCATCTCAACCACGATAAACACTCATAAAGGTATAGGCGATGGCAGGCAAGGCGACTTTTATCTAAATTTACCTCTCTATAAAGACCTTTTTGCACTCCAGCTTTGGGGCTATAAAAAACTAAGAGATGAGGACAACTATAAAGGCGGATATCAAAAGAGCGATAAGAGAAATTTAAGCGCAAAACTTTGGATCACACCAGACGAGCACAATAAATTTTTCATCCTTGGCTCAAATGAAAGGCATGATTACTCAAGAACTATTGGAAAGTCAGCCACTACTAGAACAAACAGACTTCTAAACGCCTATGACTATGAGAAAAAGAGCTATGGCGTGGGCTATCTTGGCGAATTTGATAATCTAAATGCCGATCTTAGCTACATTTATGATGAGACACAAAGAACGAGCCTTTTTGACAGCCTCATACCTGCAAAAGCCAAAAATCACAACTTTAATTCAAAATTTACAACCTTTCTTGGTGCTCACGCACTAACTTTTGGCTATGACTTTAGCAAACAAAATGTTGGTACGACCTTCATCGTCTCAAACGCCTCAAGGAATGGTCTTAGAAATCCAAAAAGTTACTCAATGAGTGAGCATGCGGGATTTATCGAGGATGAGTGGCAAATTTTAGATGAGAAGCTATTTTTAACGCTTGGCTCAAGACTCACTCACAACGAATTTTTTGGTAATCACCTCTCGCCAAGAGCCTACCTAGTCTATAACGCCACAGATACGCTAAGCTTAAAAGGTGGCGTAGCAACTGGCTATAAAACGCCAAATGTCAATCAAATTTCTCCAGAAGTAGGCACTATTCAAAATGCTTGGAGAATAGTTGATTTTGGAAACAAAGATCTAAAGCCAGAAAAAAGCATAACTTATGAAGTTGGTGCATATTATGACAATCAGGCTGATTTTAGAGGCTCGGTAATGTTTTTTAAAAATGAATTTAAAGACAAGATCCTAGATACCGACGGCAGTAATGTAAATAGAATTCCAGCTTTTGGTACTTGCACAAATGCACCAGACGTTACTTGCCCTGGCTGGGGAACTTACTTTAACATTGAGGGTGCGACCGTTTGGGGAGTGGAGCTAAGTGGCGACTATGACATCCTTTCAAACTTAAATCTAAGCTCAAATTACACCTATAATAAGTCAAAGATAAAAACCGGCAACCCAACTATAAATACGCCAAGAGGCCCTATGAAATTTAGTGAGACAAATCTTGGTAGACTTGATGCAAAAAGCCTAACAGCAACCCCAGAGCATGCATTTCATGCAACACTTGCTTATAAACCAATCAAGAGTGTAAAAACATTCTTCACCACAAACTATGAGAGTAAGCTTACTAGTGTGAAATTTGGCCCTGGCAATAAAGTGAGTGAAAATAATAAAAATTTACTCACATTTGATACAGGCGTAAGCTGGGATGCGAACAAGCACCTAACGCTTAGCCTAAATGCTTACAACATCTTTGATAAAATAAGATACGATGAGGCGCTAGCAGACGACGGCAATTACTACTGGTATCCACAAGAGGGCAGGAGATTTTGGTTTAAGGTCGCTGCAAAATGGTAAGAGCGTTTAAATTTTTGCTTTTTACGCTTGGTGTGACGCAGACTTTGCACGCAGGACCTAGCCAAACGCCTGAGCCACTTAGCCAAAAAGCTGCTAGTAAATTTGAAATTTCAACCTTTAAAATGAGTGCAAATGATGAAATTTATAAAATTTTTACAGCCAAGCTAAAGGGGCAAAATGAGTTTAAAAATGTGCTTTTCTTACTTGATGCAAACGCCCAGTTTAACATGCTTTTAAATGAATTTGATGGCAAGGCTGCACCACTAATAATAGGCATAGGATATGACACAGACAAAAGTTACGAGGTAGAAAAACGCACAAGAGACCTCACGCCAAAGGCAGAGGGTGAGGAGTTTAGTAAAGGTGGGGGCGCAGATGCGTTTTACCACTTTTTAACTAAAAATTTAGTGTCGCTAATCGATGAGAAATTTAACGTGCAAGGTAGCCAAAAGAGCCTTTATGGACACTCTTTTGGCGGCCTTTTTACGCTTTATGCTTTGCTTAAAAATGATGGTGTATTTTCGAATTTCTTTATCGCTTCGCCATCTCTTTGGTGGGGCGAGTCTGAAATTTTAAAGCGAAATTTGAGCGAGGGTAAATTTAAAGAGAAACTAAAGGCTAAATTTGTCTTTCTCAGCGTTGGCGAGCTTGAAAAGAGAAAGGGCAAAACAGACAAAGCTGGCATTTTAAAGGCGAGCGATCTAGCCCAAATTTTAAAACAAAGTGGCGTAAATTCTCACTTTGAGCTTTTTAAAAATGAAACCCATGGCAGCGTCATACCTCTAAATTTAAAAGAGCTTTTAAAATATCTAAAGGATTAAAAATTTAAGGCTATTTTTGTTAAAATCCGCCGCATGAGAGTAGATAAATTTTTAAACGTAGTAAATATCACCAAAAGGCGTGCCGTTAGCGAAGATATGTGCAAAAGCGGCGTTGTGAGCATCAACGGCGTGCAGGCAAAAGCAGCAAAAGATGTAAAGATCGGCGACGTTATCACTATAAAATTTCTAGCTCGTGAGGCGAGATACGAGGTGCTAGCGATCCCAACTACAAAAAGCATACCAAAAAGCGCTCAAAGCGAATATGTAAAAGAGCTTTGATGTTTTTTGAGCTTTTAGAAAATGAGCTTAATGAGCTTGTGCGGGTGCTGCCAAAAAGTGGCGTGGTGCTACTAAGTGGCGATCTAGCAAGTGGTAAAACGACGCTTGTAAAGGCGATCATCAAGGCTCATGGCATAGAAGAGAGTGTGACGTCGCCTACGTTTTCTTTGATGCAAA
Coding sequences within:
- the hslV gene encoding ATP-dependent protease subunit HslV, giving the protein MFHATTILAYKGKNKSVIGGDGQVSFGNTVLKGNAVKIRKIHNGKVLAGFAGSTADAFNLFDMFEKNLEHTKGDLLKAVIEFSKEWRKDKYLRKLEAMMLVLDRDKIFLLSGTGDVVEPEDGKIAAIGSGGNYALSAARALDKFADIDEEELVKESLKIAGEICIYTNTNIKTYVLE
- a CDS encoding TonB-dependent receptor domain-containing protein, translating into MRKTKFIAICLSVCVTNSLFGAEHKDNNETRLDGVVVSASGFSQQIKEAPASISVISGDELTKDSFTSLQSIAQKVPGVNVVGGEDGAASGISIRGMEKSQTLVLIDGKRVNSSSANPKGGAGDMNSNFIPPAEAIERIEVIRGPMSSLYGSDAVGGVINIITKKDFSKFSGNVGISTTINTHKGIGDGRQGDFYLNLPLYKDLFALQLWGYKKLRDEDNYKGGYQKSDKRNLSAKLWITPDEHNKFFILGSNERHDYSRTIGKSATTRTNRLLNAYDYEKKSYGVGYLGEFDNLNADLSYIYDETQRTSLFDSLIPAKAKNHNFNSKFTTFLGAHALTFGYDFSKQNVGTTFIVSNASRNGLRNPKSYSMSEHAGFIEDEWQILDEKLFLTLGSRLTHNEFFGNHLSPRAYLVYNATDTLSLKGGVATGYKTPNVNQISPEVGTIQNAWRIVDFGNKDLKPEKSITYEVGAYYDNQADFRGSVMFFKNEFKDKILDTDGSNVNRIPAFGTCTNAPDVTCPGWGTYFNIEGATVWGVELSGDYDILSNLNLSSNYTYNKSKIKTGNPTINTPRGPMKFSETNLGRLDAKSLTATPEHAFHATLAYKPIKSVKTFFTTNYESKLTSVKFGPGNKVSENNKNLLTFDTGVSWDANKHLTLSLNAYNIFDKIRYDEALADDGNYYWYPQEGRRFWFKVAAKW
- a CDS encoding alpha/beta hydrolase, whose product is MVRAFKFLLFTLGVTQTLHAGPSQTPEPLSQKAASKFEISTFKMSANDEIYKIFTAKLKGQNEFKNVLFLLDANAQFNMLLNEFDGKAAPLIIGIGYDTDKSYEVEKRTRDLTPKAEGEEFSKGGGADAFYHFLTKNLVSLIDEKFNVQGSQKSLYGHSFGGLFTLYALLKNDGVFSNFFIASPSLWWGESEILKRNLSEGKFKEKLKAKFVFLSVGELEKRKGKTDKAGILKASDLAQILKQSGVNSHFELFKNETHGSVIPLNLKELLKYLKD
- a CDS encoding RNA-binding S4 domain-containing protein, with protein sequence MRVDKFLNVVNITKRRAVSEDMCKSGVVSINGVQAKAAKDVKIGDVITIKFLAREARYEVLAIPTTKSIPKSAQSEYVKEL
- the rplI gene encoding 50S ribosomal protein L9, which gives rise to MKVLLIKDVKALGKAGEIKEVKDGYGNNFLIGKGFAKAATPDVLRQYEAAQKRKAEELKYEIANLEKLKEELEKVTVVIKKTLGANGSLFGSVSKEEIAAELEKTHHLVVEKKAIDMDTHLKAVGLYDVHVKLGHSINANLKVDVQGE
- a CDS encoding argininosuccinate synthase, producing MKKDVKKVVLAYSGGLDTSIILKWLQDEYNCEVVTFTADIGQGEELEPARKKALALGVKPENIFIEDLREEFVRDYVFPMFRANAIYEGEYLLGTSIARPLIAKRQSEIARLVGADGVSHGATGKGNDQVRFELGYYALGDNLTIIAPWREWDLNSREKLLAYAEKNGIDITKKPGKSPYSMDANLLHISYEGLVLEDPSHAPEDDMWRWTVSPKDAPDKSEIIEIGYEKGDPVSINGKKMSPAEILTELNRLGAKHGIGRLDIVENRSVGMKSRGCYETPGGTIMLKAHRAIESITLDRGAAHLKDEIMSRYAELIYNGYWWSPERNMLQALIDKSQEHVNGSVKVELYKGNVTILGRNSKNDNLFSEAYCTFEEDSVYDQKDAAGFIKLNALRFIIARKNGRKFY